Part of the Synergistaceae bacterium genome, AGCAGCACGAATTAAGCCGATTCTCTCGTCCTGATGTACTCTAAAAACTATTGACGCTACAGCAAGAAGGACTCCGAAAATTCCTCCCATTATTCCCATTAAAGCAAGAGGAGCAATCATTACATGTGAAATATTCATTTATAAGCCTCCTTACTTTATTATGCCGGTAAAGCCCATAAAAGCTATCGACATTAAACCAGCTGTGATTAACGCCATCGGCAGACCCTGTAACGCAACGGGGATTCCTTCGTTCTCCTCGATTCTTTCACGAATGCCTGCCATTAACGAAATAGCCAGCAAGAAGCCCAGTGATGAACCTAACGCATTTACAAGTGAAGCCGCAAGCCCGTAACCTTCATTCATATTCAAGACAGCAACTCCGAGAACTGCACAGTTTGTCGTAATTAACGGTAAAAATATTCCCAGCGATTTATAAAGAGTCGGGTTTAATTTCTTCAACGCAAGCTCTACAAATTGAACGAGTGCAGCAATTACTAATATAAATGAAAGTGTGTACAAGTATTCAAGATGAAGAGGCACAAGCAGATAATTATATGTCAGCCACGTCATTAATGAAGCTAACACGATAACAAATACAACAGCCGCGCCCATTCCTTGAGCAGTCTTTAATTTCGAGCTTACACCCATAAACGGACAACAACCCAAGAATCGCGATAACAAAATATTATGTACAAATATTGAGCTTAAGAACAGCAAAAATAATTCTGTCATTGTCATAATTTATTTCGCCTCACATTCTGATTTCTCGGATTCAGTTTTGCCGCAGAATTTAGCCATAGCACAGCACCCGCAGCCCGTTTTTGCTTCAGCAGGAGTCGCGCCGAGTCCCTTTGCCTTTGCCTGAATCGCCTTAAATGCAGCCATACAACAACCGAGAACGATAAAACCTCCCGGAGCAAGTACGATTAACATTGCAGGTTCAAAGCTCACTACAGGATTTCCAAACCATGTGCCCGCGCCGAAAATTTCACGAATCGAGCCGAGAAACATTAACGCAATTGTAAAACCGAGTCCCATTCCTACACCGTCAAGAATTGAAGCAAACACGCCGTTTTTCGACGCAAAGGCCTCCGCACGCGCAAGAATTATGCAATTTACGACTATCAACGGGATAAATATTCCCAGCGATTTATTTAATTCGGGCGCAAAACCTTTCATCAAGAACTCTATAACCGTAACAAATCCGGCTATAACAACAATAAAAATAGGGATTCTTACTTCATCAGGGACAATTTTTCTTAACAGCGAAATAACTGCATTCGACGCAATTAATACGAAAGTCGCCGCTATGCCCATTCCGAGACCATTTGCTACACTCGTTGTAACAGCCAAAGTAGGACAAAGCCCAATACACTGCACAAATGTAGGGTTGTCCGATAAAATCCCGTTTGTAATGATTCTAAAATTGTTCTGTGCCAAATTAATTAACCCCCTTTAAATTAGCGTTCCAGTATTCGACAGCAGCATTTACCCCGCTTGTTACTGCATTTGATGTGATTGTTGCTCCGGAAATTGCGGCGATCTCGTCGGGATTACTTGCGGCTCCCTTAACTACTTTCAACGGGAATAAATTTTTATTGTTAAATTGCTCGTAAAATTCCGGTTCTGTAGATTTTGCACCGAGTCCCGGCGTTTCCGAGTGACTCAAAATATTTATCGCTTTGACTTGGCCGTCTTTAGTTACTCCGACGATGAAATTAATTATTCCGCCGTAACCTTTAGAATTTATTGACAAACACCAGCCCACAAGCCCAGAGTCGTTATCTGCTTTATAGACTGCTGCGACAAATTCATCTGATTTTACGTCATAATCTGTGAAATTTTTTGCGTCGGGCATAACGTTTTGAAATGCTGCGTTTCTTGCTGCTAATTCAGTCTGCTTGATTGCCTGCTCCGTAAAATTCTGCACGAGTCCCAGTATCAAGCCCGTAACAGCCGTAACAGCTAATAGAGTCCCGCCTAAATGTACAGCTTTCTTGAGAACATCGCTGAAGGATACAGAGTCATTTACTTTTTCTGACATTATGCTTTACCTCCCATTCTCTTGAAAAAATTGCTCTTAGGCGCACCCAAGACTACAGGAGCAGTATATTTATCAATCAACGGCACAGCTACATTCATGATTAAAATCGAGTATGAGACTCCTTCAGGATAACCGCCGAACGTTCTTATTAATGCAGTAAGTAAACCGCACCCAAACGCGTAAATATATTGTCCTTTTTCCGTCATCGGTGAAGTTGTATAATCTGTCGCCATGAAAATAGCACCCAGTAATAAACCGCCTGTTACTATTTCATGAAGAGGGTACATCCATCCGCCGTGTTTGAACAATGCCGCTAAAATCGCAGTCGTTAATATATAAGTCAACGGAATACGCCACGAGATAACATTTTCCCAGATTAAATAAATTCCGCCGATAATTAACAAAATTGAGCTCGTTTCACCAATACAGCCGCCCATATTTCCAGCTAACATGTTCCAGAATGAAGGAATATTTGCGACGCTTCCGGCCTTCATTGCTGCTAAAGGAGTTGCACCCGATACGCCTTGCACTGTCCATGTTGTCATAGCTGTAGGCCACGAAATTAACATCATTGCGCGTGCAGCTAAGGCAGGATTCACGATATTACAGCCTATACCGCCGTAAAATTCTTTGACGATTATTATCGCAAATATACTCCCGCAAACGGCCATCCAAATTGGAATCGTCGGCGGCAAATTATAAGCGAGCAATAATCCCGTTACTACTGCTGATAAATCATTGATAGTGTTTTTGCGCTTCATTACGCATTTGTTCCAGAAAAATTCACTTAATACACATGCAATTATGCAGGCTGCTATTACTGCAAGAGATCTCAAGCCCAAAAAATATGTTCCTGTTATTCCCGCCGGAATTAAAGCAAGTATTACCATGCCCATAATTTTGCGTGTACTAAATTCTGAATGCACATGAGGTGAAGAAGATACTACAAGTTTTGACATGATATTATTTCGCCTCCTGTTTTGCTTTTGCTGCTGCTTTACGTCTTGCGGCCGTTACTGCTGCTTTACCGTCTTTGCAGCTCTGAGTCAAATGTCTTGATGCCGGGCAGACATATGCACAACAACCGCACTCGATACAATTCATGCCGGAATGAGCCTCGAAAGTTTCATAATCTCTGCGTCTTACAGCGTGATCTAAAAATGTCGGTTCTAAGTGCATGGGACAGGCTTCGACACATTTTGCGCACCTTATGCACGCGCTTTCTTCGGCCAAGTAAGCAAGTTTCTTAGTTAATGCCAAGATTCCCGACGTGCCTTTTACGACCGGTACATCAATAGAACGCATTGCAAGACCCATCATAGGCCCGCCTGCAAGAATTTTCACGGGTTCATCTCTGAATCCTCCGCAGGCATTTGTTAATTCTCTTACGCAAATTCCAAGAGGTACCTGCAAATTTTTGGGTTCTGAGATTGCGTCTCCCGTTACAGAAATTACGCGCTCGGTTAAGGGCTTTCCTTCTTCAATAGCTTTGCAGATCTGCCATGTCGTGCGGGTGTTGAGAATTATGCAGCCTACATCAGCCGGTAAAGCTGGGACAACTGGAATTTCTTGACCCGTTACTGACCAGATTAACATTTTTTCTGCGCCTTGAGGATATTTTACGGTGTGAGGCATAATTTTTATTCGCGCATTATTATTGTGTTCGGTCATAGTTTTTATAGCTTCGGGCTTGTTGTTCTCGATTGCTATGATTCCATTTGCTTCCGGGAAAATCTCAAGTGCATAACCAAGACCGCGAATAATTTCATCGGGCGACTCAATCATTAAGCGATTATCACAGCTTAAATACGGCTCACACTCGGCAGCGTTGACAATTACCCATTTGATAACTTTTCCGGCAGGAGGCGACAATTTTACGTGAGTCGGGAAACATGCTCCGCCAAGTCCTACAATGCCGGCAGAACGAATTAATTTCACGTACTCACTAGGTGCGGGCTTGTGTCCTAATTCATCAAGCAATGACGGTGCAGGCGTATATTTTCCGTCGCTGGTGATAATTATGCAGTTCTCGATACTTCCTGCTACAGTCATGTGAGGCGCAATATCTTTCACGATTCCCGATACAGCCGAGAAAATCGGAGCTGATACAAATGCGTCTGTGTCTGCAATTTTTTGACCGGCTTTGACTTCATCGCCCTTCGCTACAATAGGTGTGCAGGGTGCGCCGATATGCTGTGATAACGGATAAATGAACTCTTGAGAGTCTTCAGGCCGCAAAATTTCTATTGCCTTATTCTCTGTTAGAGCTTTGCCCTCAGGTGGATGGACTCCGCCTAAAAACGTTGGCAGGTTCATATTGATACAAACACTCCCCTCAATAAATATAAAAGTTTTGAATCTGATTAAATTATTATAGCTTATATTTGCACAAAATTTTTCTGCGATTCGATAATGGCGCTAAAGGAAAAATTTAATAAAATCTTTCGAAAACGTTCATTTATAATTACAGGCGATAAAACAACAGATCGCACACATACAACAAAAATATTTTGTCATGCTTCCCGAAAAAATTTTATAATAACTGCATTAATAATAACAAGGGTGAAATAATGAATCTTTACAACGCTTTACAAAATATTAAATCTCTCGACTCTCACGCAATGAACGAAGCTAGAGAACTTCACGCAAAATTTGTTAAGCCTTCAGGGAGTCTCGGCCAACTCGAAAATATCGCAATCAAAATAGCAGGTATCACAGGTCAGGCAAAAAATTTTATCTCACGAAAAGCTATATATTTATTCGGAGCTGATAACGGCATTTACAACGAGGGAGTATGTTCATCGCCTCAAGATTTTACGCGCAAATTAATGCAGGTCTACGCAATAAAACAAAATGCAGCAATAAATATTTTAGCTCGTCAGGCAGATTCAGAACTAAGACTCTACGATTTAGGAGTAAAAAATTTAGCTCCTCACGAAAATATTTGCACTCATAAATTCATGGAAAACGGCACAGAAAATTTCTTGCATTCACGCGCTATGACTTACGAGACAGCAAAAAAAGTTATCGAGTTCGCAGTTAATCTTGTCGGCGAGGCAAAATCTGACGGAGTTAATTTAATCGGCACTGGTGAAGTAGGAATGGCTAACACAACTAGTGCAGCTGCTTGCATAATGGCGGCTTTGAACTCACGCGATATTTCACTAATCGGGCGGGGTGCAGGACTCGACGACGAAAAATTTTCGCGCAAAAAAAATGTGATTCTCGAAGCTCTTGCACTTCACGAGAAAAATTTTACTGACCCAATAAATATTATTTCCTGCGTGGGCGGGCTTGACATTGCTGCAATGACTGGAATATTTATCGGCGGTGCAGTTTATCGCGTTCCAATTATAATTGACGGGGTTATATCGATTGCTGCTGCGTTGTTGGCCTGCAGATTAAATAATTTATGCCGTGATTATATGTTTGCGTCTCATGAGTCTTTAGAACCTGCTTATAATTATGCCGCAAAATTTTTGAATCTGACTCCAGCACTTAATTTATCAATGAGACTCGGCGAAGGTACAGGCTGTGCTATATTTATGCAGATAATTAATGACTCACTCGCGATAATTAATAATATGGGAATGCTTGAAGATTTGTTATAGCAAAGTCAAATTCGTGTTGGTCGCAGCAAAAGTTTTACAGTTATTCAAGTATATTCGTTATAATAAATATATGGGAATGCTTGAAGATTTACTATAACGAAAGGAGAAATTTTTTCCCATGACAGAATTATTAGTAGTAGACTGCCAGTACGATTTTATTGACGGGTCTCTTGCCTGCGCTCACTCGGATGAGGCCGTGAAAAATATTGCTGCTTTCATAAACTCTCACCCGGACGCAAAAATTTATTACTCAGCCGACGCTCACAGCCCAAAGCATTGCAGTTATATCCCTAATGGCGGAACTTGGCCGGTTCATTGTCAAGCAGATACTCACGGGGCAGAGATTCACGAAATTTTTTATCAGCAAATAAAGAATCCTTCACAGCGTCCCAACGATGAAAATATTTATTACAAGGGACAAAATGACTCAGTCGAGGAATATTCAGCGTTTGAGGCAAAAAATAAGTCCGGTCAAAAAATTTGTGATGTAATCGGCAAAAATGTAATTGTCGTAGGAATTGCAAGCGAATTTTGCGTGCGTGAAAGTATCTTAGCTCTCATTAAATCCGGTCATAATGTAGAAATATTTGCAAATTGTCTCGCGTGGGTCAATGAAGACGAACACAAGAAAAATATCAATGAGCTTAAATCTCTGGGAGTAAAAATTTCATGATCAAGAACGTAATATTTGACATCGGCAATGTTTTAATAAATTTCAACTGGTCGGGCTACATGCAAAGTTTATTTCCCGGCCAAGATGAATTAATCGCTAAATTAAATAATGCCGTCTGGGGTAATGGACGCTGGGACAGACTCGATGCCGGCGACGATCCCCAAAAAGTTTTTGACACCATAAGAAACGCAGCCCCCGGCCATGATGAAGAGTTCAATAAAATTTTTTCACGAGTCGGCGAAACATTAAGCAAACGTCCGGAGACTCCCGAATGGCTCAAAAGTGTAAAAGCTCGCGGCTATAAGATTTATTACTTGTCAAATTATTCACGCTTTGTGATGAATGCAAATCCCGATGTGTTAGACTTTCTGCCGTTAATGGACGGGGGTATATTTTCCTGCGACGTTAAATTATTGAAACCTGACCCCGAAATTTATGACACTCTCGCGAAAAAATATAATTTGATCCCGTCTGAATGTGTCTTCATTGATGATTTGTCCGCAAATGTTCAGGCTGCAATTTTGTGCGGCTTCAAGGGGATTCAATTTCAAACGCGCGAACAGGTTTATAATGACTTAAATAATTTATTATCGGAGGGCAACTAATTATGAGAACTTCACGCATAAATTTTTACATCAACGGCATAATATTAATTTTGCTGGGAGCATTGACTCTTTATCATCCTGAAGACGCTTTAATGTCAGTAGGATTCTTTATCGGAATAGGTTTAATTGCGTCGGCGTTGAATTTATTTTCGGGATTTTATTATTTCAGGCTTAAAAGATTCATAGTCTGGGGGATTCTTGATTTAATTTCGGGAATATTATTATTTCTTCAGCCCGGCATGACAGCATTTATAATCCCGTTTGCAGTAGCTTTCTGGCTGTTTTCCGTCGGAATTTCGAGAACGTGCGCGGCTTTGTGGCTTGGAGGAGGAAAAATTCGCGGCTGGTGGTTCATGCTTATTGATGGAATGGCGTTAATTTTTGTTGCGCTGTTAATGTGCTTGTCGCCGATTGTGAGTGCTTTATCTGTAATGATGGTCATAGGCTGCGGATTAATTGCGTCGGGCGTGTTAGTAATTGCTGAAGGTTGTATAATGTTCGCGAAAGAATAAAAGGAGGCTTTATTAATTATGGAATTAGGAAAAATTGAAGCACTCTTAGGTTCAGAGGCAGAGTCATTATTGACTCACAAGTGCGAAACTATTTCAAAGGATTTATTATCACTTCCGGGCGCAGATTTTGTTGACAGAGTCATGAGCTGCTCGGACAGACCGATACAAGTTTTACGCGCAATGCAGACAATTTTTAGTCACGGCAGACTCGCAGATACCGGTTACATTTCGATTTTGCCCGTAGATCAGGGAATCGAACACAGCGCGGGTGCATCATTCGGGCCTAATCCGATTTATTTCGATCCGGAAAATATTATTAAACTTGCAATGGAAGCAGGCTGCAACGCTGTAGCAACGACTCTCGGCGTTCTTGGTTCAGTCGCGAGAAAATATGCGCATAAAATTCCGTTCGTTCTCAAGATAAATCACAATGAGTTATTGACTTATCCGAATCAGTTCGATCAAGTTTTATTTGCGTCAGTCGAGCAGGCTTATAATTTAGGAGCAGTGGCAGTAGGAGCAACAATTTATTTCGGCAGCCCGGAGTCGACTCGTCAGATTCAGGAAATTTCTAAAGCGTTCCATAAAGCTCATGAAATGGGAATGGCTACAATTTTATGGTGCTACTTGAGAAATTCTGCGTTCAAGATCAAGAAAGACGATGTTGTAACAGATTATCACGCTTCAGCAGACTTAACCGGACAAGCAAATCATTTAGGCGTAACAATCGAAGCAGACATCATCAAGCAGAAATTACCCGAAAATAACGGCGGTTACTTAGCGATGGGCAAAGGTTACGGAAAAACGTCAAAGGAAATGTACGAGAAATTAACGACGGATCATCCGATTGACTTAGCGCGCTATCAAGTTGCAAATTGTTATATGGGTCGTGCAGGCTTGATTAATTCGGGCGGTGCTTCGGGCGGTGCAAGTGATTTAAGCGAGGCAGTAAGAACAGCAGTAATCAACAAGAGAGCCGGCGGAATGGGATTAATTCTCGGTCGTAAGGCTTTCCAGCGTCCAATGAATGAAGGCGTACAAATTATTAATGCAGTACAAGATGTTTATCTCTGCAAAGATATTACAGTAGCATAAATTTGCATAAAAGTTTTTACGAAAATATTTTGCTTCTCGTTGATATAATTTTTCGGCGGGAGGCAATTTTTTTGCTATAATAAACGTCAATAAATCTCACACTTTTTTATTCACGCGATTGAATGCAAGATAAATATTTTACAACTACATTTACAACTACAAAAATGTTGATTCGTTAAAGAGTTTGCAATATTTCACGGAGAAAAAATTTTTTGTATGCGATTAAAATTTTTATGCGCGGTTGAGATTAATTTTTGTCGGGAATAATTCTGCGCGTAATTGATTATATTCTGGAGAGTTTAATAATTTATTGAAGAGTGAAAAATTTTCGCGTTTGAGTCTCCGTAGTGCAAATAATATTTCGTTATTGCGCTCGTTTTTATTGCGTGTGAGATGGCCGCAAATTTCCTGCCAAATGTCTAGACGGTTGAAAATTTTCGTGAATAATTCTATTCCGTATAATATATAAACGTTGACTCGATAAAATTTTTCTGAAGCGGCCTGCTCGTTATAAAATTTTTGGTTCTTCTTGAGGCTGTCATCAATAAACCACATCACAGCTTTTATTTCGCAGTCAGGGTAAATTTCAGCTAGTGATAAAAATTTTTCGCGGAAATTATTATATTGGCCTCTCTTCTTTGTGCTGTCGTGGTCATCGCGAATCTTCTGTTCGATCAAGTAAATTATATTTTCCCGTCTGAATAATTTGTCAGCAAATGCAAAGTCAAAGGCAAAAACCTTTTTTACAACCGGGGCCGGTTGCGCGTCATTGGCTGCTCCCGTTAGTCGCAGCATAAACACATCAACAACTGAATCAGCCATTAAATTCACCAAATTTTATGTGATATTATATATTATACATTAGGAGGCTATTATCTATCATGGAAAACGTAATTATTAACGCCAACTCACTCGAATACTTAAAGACTCTCGAGTCCTCAAGCATAGATTTAATTTTCGCTGACCCGCCCTACTGGATGAGAACCGGCAAAGTTTTACACAGAGTCGAAGGTACAGAGTTCAACGGCTGCAATGATTACTGGGATAAATTCGAGTCTCTTGCTGATTACGAAAATTTTTCGCGCGAATGGCTCAGTGAATGCAGAAGACTCCTAAAGCATGACGGCTCAATATGGGTTATAGGCTCTATGCAGTGCATTTACACAATCGGGGCAATCATGCAGGAATTAAATTACTGGCTCATAAATGACGTTATATGGCAAAAAAGCAATCCCACGCCAAATTTTATGGGAACGAGACTCAATAACAGCCACGAGACTTTAATATGGGCAGCACGTGAAAAAAATTCGCGATTCACATTCAATTATAAGACCGCTAAAGAATTAAATATTGACTCAAATCATCATCAAATGGGGTCTATCTGGAAATTTCCGGTTTGTTCGGGCAGTGAGAGATTAAAAGATTCTGACGGGAATAAATTACACTCGACACAAAAGCCCCTGCAGTTACTCGAAAGAATCATAGCAATTTCTTCGCGATTAAATGATTTAGTGCTTGACCCCTTCGCAGGCACAATGACAACAGCAGCTGCAGCAAAAAAACTCGGAAGACGTTACATCATGATAGAAGCTGATAATAAATACTGTGAGGCCGGCAAAATGAGATTAGACTCTATAGAATTTGAAGACTCTGATATTTCACGCGCAGAATTTGACATCAAGCCCAAAAGAGTCTCAATGCAAGAAATGATTTCAGCGGGATATTTTTTTGCGGGAGAAAAATTTTATCTCAACAACGGCCAAGACATAGCGCAGTTAAATCAAGACGGCAAATTATTATGCAACGGGAAAATTTTAGACATGCACACATGCGCAGCAATCGCAAAAAATAGCAGGGCAAAAAGGGTTAACGGCTTTGACATATGGCACGTAATGCGAAATAATAAACTTGTCAGCATCGCAATAATACGCGAAAATTATAGAGCAAAAATTTAATTACAGGAGGAATTGTTATCATGCGAAAAATTTTAGCACTTGTTCTCGTGTTCGTGTTCATGTTTGCGGGAATATCAGAATCAGCACGAAGATTTAATGATTTCCCGGCGCGCGGAGTCTGCACCGGCGATTATGTGCGTTATCGTGAGGGCCCTGACACAGAATCTGAAATAATCGGAAGACTTTTCAAGGGCGATAGAGTTACTGTTTTATCGCAGACTTCTGTTGACGGCGAAATTTGGTATGAAATCGAAGACCCCGACGACGACTCTTCATCAGCGTGGGTTCATGGACGTTATATAAGGCCGGTTAATTAATATCACTGTCATAAAAATAGGGTGCAGGGAATCCCATTTTCTGCGCCTGTTTTCTTGCAAATGACATAGTACTTTTTGCGAACATCCATTTATCAGCGATTTGTCCTGTTTCTCTCATGTCCAAACTTGAATCAAATTTAATCATTGTTATAACGCCGTTCTTGAAAATTATTCTCACGTCGCATAACGGGGGCTCTGTTGCGTCGTTTACCATGAGTTCTACAGACGTTACGCCGTTGTTATTCTGAGTCATTGAAGCTAGAGATTTCCCGAAAAATTTTTCTAATACTCTTGTGCTTGCTCCTACATGAATCCCGCCGGTAAATTTTATTTCAGGGTCTACAGTAATGAATGATGACGCATGAAATTTTTTATCACTTCTTGCACCACCTAGAACAAGCGTTTTATCTTTTGCCCAGATTCTATTATATATTATCGGCGTATATTCTCCCTCGTCGTCGCCCATATCGAACCATTTTCGTTCTTGACGCGTTAATTTTGTCTCGAAAATAGGCTTATTGAACGCAGCTATATTATTTGCTAATTTCAAAACGTCCTGCATGAATACTATCATTCTTTGATCAAAATGTTCCCATTGATTATAATTATCAAAAGAATAAATCCCGAACGCGTGAACAGGCGAACTACACACCAGAGCGCATAATAATACAAGACAAAATTTTTTGAGCATACTTCATGACCTCATATATAAAATTTTATGAATATTCTAGTGTAATATATAAACAAATGCAATTCTTATAGCGGTGCCGGTTGTGCGTCAATGTCTGCTTTCGTTGGCCGCAGTATAATTACGCCTGAAATAATTTTTTGCGCGAAGATGCAAAACTTTTACTGCTTAGAGTTTATGTTCTTTCTTGTTTCCCCAGTAACGCAAAATCCAATATGAATCAATACGCAAATATAAGCCTCGTTCATCACGAATCATGCAGCTTTTGCGCTTTTGCCTTGTTATTACTCCTTTCTTTGTTGGCTCTACAAAAGCTAATATAAAATTTTTCTTGCACAGTGATGTATATATTTTGTTGGAATAACAATAACACAAAAGCCCGCTTCATTGCAGGCTCTATATCTTGAACAGATTGTATCTGAATTATATTCTGGCGGAGAATGGAGGATTCGAACCCCCGGAGGCTTGCACCTCAATTGATTTCAAGTCAACCGCCATCGACCGCTCGGCCAATTCTCCTTTTTTCAACACTTGCAGAATTATATCACACTGTTTAAAATTTTTCACAAGTAAATATAAAGGAGTGTCAAAAAATGTCCGTCTCCAAAATTTATAAGTCCGACAAGAGAGCAAATGCAGCCATTGATAAATTATTGCTCGCTGAAGGTATCAGGCGTGATAAAAATCTCGATTACACCTGCGCAATTTATGACGATGATTATAACGTTATCGCAACCGGCAGCTGTTTCGGGAACACTTTACGATGTATGGCCGTGAGCAAATCTCATCAGGGCGAAGGACTCATGAATGAAATCGTGTCGCATTTAGTGCAATATGAATACGAGCGCAAAATTTATCATTTATTTCTGTATACTAAGTGCGATTCTGCAAAATTTTTCGGGGACTTAGGCTTTTACGAAATTGTCAGGGTCGATAATCAAATTGTGTTCATGGAAAATCGGCGCACAGGTTTTAACGATTACTTGTCAGAACTCGCGAAAACAAAGAAAGACGGCGGAAAAATTGCGGCACTCGTTGTAAATGCTAATCCTTTCACGCTCGGACATCAATATTTAATAGAGACTGCTTCACGGGAAAATGATATTTTGCATTTGTTCATAGTCAGCGAGGATGCTTCATTAATTCCATTTGACGTGAGAAAAAAATTAGTCATCGAGGGAACAAGCCATTTACATAATATAATTTATCACGACACAGGCCCGTATATAATCAGCAGTGCAACTTTCCCCAGCTATTTCCAGAAGGACGACAGCGCAGTAATCGAGAGTCACGCAAATTTGGATTTGAGCGTATTTGTAAAGATTGCTAACTCACTCGGCATTAATTCGCGTTACGTCGGTGATGAGCCAAAAAGTTTAGTTACAGGAATCTACAATAAAATCATGTCCGAGAAACTGCCCGAACATAATATTAAATGCGTAATTATTCCGCGAAAAACTGAGTCAGACGGCCAAGTAATAAGCGCGTCAAACGTCAGGCAGGCAATAAAAGACGGCGATTTTTCACGAATTAGGGGGCTTGTACCGGACTGCACATATAAATTTTTTACGAGTCCTGAAGCAGAAAAAATTATAAACCGCATTAGAGAGTCTGAAAATGTGATTCACTATTAGCGCAAATAAAAACGTGTGATATAATGCACTCATGAATACGCAATTTACTCTTGACAAATTGAATATTGGCCGCATAATGGTATCAGGTATCAGGTATCAGGATATTATTATGCTTATTAATAACTTGTCGAGATAATTATAACTATCACAATAATAATTCATCAGCAGTAAATATAAATATTGACGCTCTGTCGTGTGTGCGGCGGGGCGTTAAATTTTTATGGGAGTGATTTACTTTGCATATA contains:
- a CDS encoding RnfABCDGE type electron transport complex subunit A, whose product is MTELFLLFLSSIFVHNILLSRFLGCCPFMGVSSKLKTAQGMGAAVVFVIVLASLMTWLTYNYLLVPLHLEYLYTLSFILVIAALVQFVELALKKLNPTLYKSLGIFLPLITTNCAVLGVAVLNMNEGYGLAASLVNALGSSLGFLLAISLMAGIRERIEENEGIPVALQGLPMALITAGLMSIAFMGFTGIIK
- a CDS encoding electron transport complex subunit E, yielding MAQNNFRIITNGILSDNPTFVQCIGLCPTLAVTTSVANGLGMGIAATFVLIASNAVISLLRKIVPDEVRIPIFIVVIAGFVTVIEFLMKGFAPELNKSLGIFIPLIVVNCIILARAEAFASKNGVFASILDGVGMGLGFTIALMFLGSIREIFGAGTWFGNPVVSFEPAMLIVLAPGGFIVLGCCMAAFKAIQAKAKGLGATPAEAKTGCGCCAMAKFCGKTESEKSECEAK
- a CDS encoding RnfABCDGE type electron transport complex subunit G; its protein translation is MSEKVNDSVSFSDVLKKAVHLGGTLLAVTAVTGLILGLVQNFTEQAIKQTELAARNAAFQNVMPDAKNFTDYDVKSDEFVAAVYKADNDSGLVGWCLSINSKGYGGIINFIVGVTKDGQVKAINILSHSETPGLGAKSTEPEFYEQFNNKNLFPLKVVKGAASNPDEIAAISGATITSNAVTSGVNAAVEYWNANLKGVN
- a CDS encoding RnfABCDGE type electron transport complex subunit D → MSKLVVSSSPHVHSEFSTRKIMGMVILALIPAGITGTYFLGLRSLAVIAACIIACVLSEFFWNKCVMKRKNTINDLSAVVTGLLLAYNLPPTIPIWMAVCGSIFAIIIVKEFYGGIGCNIVNPALAARAMMLISWPTAMTTWTVQGVSGATPLAAMKAGSVANIPSFWNMLAGNMGGCIGETSSILLIIGGIYLIWENVISWRIPLTYILTTAILAALFKHGGWMYPLHEIVTGGLLLGAIFMATDYTTSPMTEKGQYIYAFGCGLLTALIRTFGGYPEGVSYSILIMNVAVPLIDKYTAPVVLGAPKSNFFKRMGGKA
- the rsxC gene encoding electron transport complex subunit RsxC; translated protein: MNLPTFLGGVHPPEGKALTENKAIEILRPEDSQEFIYPLSQHIGAPCTPIVAKGDEVKAGQKIADTDAFVSAPIFSAVSGIVKDIAPHMTVAGSIENCIIITSDGKYTPAPSLLDELGHKPAPSEYVKLIRSAGIVGLGGACFPTHVKLSPPAGKVIKWVIVNAAECEPYLSCDNRLMIESPDEIIRGLGYALEIFPEANGIIAIENNKPEAIKTMTEHNNNARIKIMPHTVKYPQGAEKMLIWSVTGQEIPVVPALPADVGCIILNTRTTWQICKAIEEGKPLTERVISVTGDAISEPKNLQVPLGICVRELTNACGGFRDEPVKILAGGPMMGLAMRSIDVPVVKGTSGILALTKKLAYLAEESACIRCAKCVEACPMHLEPTFLDHAVRRRDYETFEAHSGMNCIECGCCAYVCPASRHLTQSCKDGKAAVTAARRKAAAKAKQEAK
- the cobT gene encoding nicotinate-nucleotide--dimethylbenzimidazole phosphoribosyltransferase, with protein sequence MNLYNALQNIKSLDSHAMNEARELHAKFVKPSGSLGQLENIAIKIAGITGQAKNFISRKAIYLFGADNGIYNEGVCSSPQDFTRKLMQVYAIKQNAAINILARQADSELRLYDLGVKNLAPHENICTHKFMENGTENFLHSRAMTYETAKKVIEFAVNLVGEAKSDGVNLIGTGEVGMANTTSAAACIMAALNSRDISLIGRGAGLDDEKFSRKKNVILEALALHEKNFTDPINIISCVGGLDIAAMTGIFIGGAVYRVPIIIDGVISIAAALLACRLNNLCRDYMFASHESLEPAYNYAAKFLNLTPALNLSMRLGEGTGCAIFMQIINDSLAIINNMGMLEDLL
- a CDS encoding isochorismatase family protein; amino-acid sequence: MTELLVVDCQYDFIDGSLACAHSDEAVKNIAAFINSHPDAKIYYSADAHSPKHCSYIPNGGTWPVHCQADTHGAEIHEIFYQQIKNPSQRPNDENIYYKGQNDSVEEYSAFEAKNKSGQKICDVIGKNVIVVGIASEFCVRESILALIKSGHNVEIFANCLAWVNEDEHKKNINELKSLGVKIS
- a CDS encoding HAD family phosphatase gives rise to the protein MIKNVIFDIGNVLINFNWSGYMQSLFPGQDELIAKLNNAVWGNGRWDRLDAGDDPQKVFDTIRNAAPGHDEEFNKIFSRVGETLSKRPETPEWLKSVKARGYKIYYLSNYSRFVMNANPDVLDFLPLMDGGIFSCDVKLLKPDPEIYDTLAKKYNLIPSECVFIDDLSANVQAAILCGFKGIQFQTREQVYNDLNNLLSEGN